Proteins encoded by one window of Panicum virgatum strain AP13 chromosome 7N, P.virgatum_v5, whole genome shotgun sequence:
- the LOC120682820 gene encoding probable ribonuclease P/MRP protein subunit POP5 codes for MVHFKNRYMVMEVFIDAGRGEQDPVILTQFNITKVIRDSIQLNFGECGLAASLGSLQVKYVNPVTKLCIIRVSREDHQKVWAAITMVRCIGKIPVSFNLLDMSGSIRACKKAALECDEAKFEQYKLAAGDRITPEIIQSVQSCFEKIRGLES; via the exons ATGGTTCACTTCAAGAATAGGTACATGGTGATGGAGGTCTTTATAGATGCAGGTAGAGGCGAACAAGACCCTGTCATCCTCACCCAGTTTAATATAACCAAAGTCATAAGAGACAGCATTCAGCTGAACTTTGGGGAGTGTGGCCTAGCTGCATCTCTTGGATCATTGCAGG TGAAGTATGTTAATCCTGTAACAAAGCTTTGCATTATCCGTGTGTCACGTGAAGACCACCAGAAGGTTTGGGCTGCTATAACAATGGTGAGGTGCATTGGGAAAATACCTGTATCATTCAACCTGCTTGACATGAGTG GAAGCATCAGGGCTTGCAAGAAAGCTGCACTTGAGTGCGACGAAGCGAAATTTGAACAATACAAGTTGGCTGCTGGTGACCGTATCACACCAGAGATCATCCAGTCCGTACAGAGCTGCTTTGAGAAAATTAGAGGACTAGAGAGCTGA
- the LOC120682451 gene encoding uncharacterized protein LOC120682451: MARSHQGSYLSRWPQGPAQRPWLHLVPPPRLLLPGELRGSLAPVAAPQRQEPLPGTEMIQSSDRGKEGCNAVSPMSLSNFIPGIGADLNFYEPVATQDSFLALRRRAKPDLLCVCNPLSGELLHIPNRLGKPPHHYVLLVTDDVGVDGRMSQSFRLVSIWIKGKKLIYVYYCSKTRAWWRPTGAPELMAGLYLMPSPAAAFHGGIHWLCGSWKTFAPTHVATLRVDKEELACVELPPEAKSNKAPMLASSPDGGILVLLVKGLQMSLWKHKCGSGDAFHNWVLSETIDMTSSLPTRVLMMQPKARIRLEIFRGKSGAVVIWIEGEGLFLFCLGDRSMRKIDNENVTKMYCFCPYEIDWLSCLAVTNLVVDGSLDGPRAKVHGRWKTLMA; this comes from the coding sequence ATGGCGCGATCTCATCAAGGATCCTACCTTTCTCGATGGCCTCAAGGGCCAGCACAGCGACCATGGCTTCACCTCGTCCCTCCTCCTCGGCTTCTTCTACCAGGAGAGCTCCGAGGCTCCCTCGCACCTGTGGCAGCACCACAGCGACAAGAACCGCTGCCTGGCACCGAGATGATTCAGTCCAGTGACCGTGGGAAAGAGGGCTGCAATGCAGTCAGCCCAATGTCCCTCAGCAACTTTATTCCGGGTATCGGCGCAGACCTCAACTTCTACGAGCCTGTTGCTACCCAGGACAGCTTCTtggccctccgccgccgtgccaAGCCTGATTTGCTATGTGTTTGTAATCCTCTCTCCGGTGAATTGTTGCACATTCCTAACCGTCTGGGTAAGCCACCACACCACTATGTCTTGCTTGTTACCGATGATGTCGGCGTCGATGGGCGCATGTCGCAGTCCTTCCGTCTGGTCTCCATTTGGATCAAAGGGAAGAAGCTCATCTATGTGTACTACTGCTCAAAGACCAGAGCCTGGTGGAGGCCGACAGGTGCCCCTGAGCTGATGGCTGGCCTCTACCTGATGCCGTCCCCTGCTGCCGCTTTCCATGGCGGCATCCACTGGCTCTGTGGGAGCTGGAAAACTTTTGCGCCCACTCATGTCGCCACACTGCGTGTCGACAAAGAAGAGCTGGCATGTGTGGAGCTTCCACCTGAAGCGAAGTCCAACAAGGCGCCGATGCTGGCGAGTTCTCCAGATGGGGGCATTTTGGTGCTCCTCGTGAAGGGCCTTCAGATGtcactttggaagcacaaatgTGGATCTGGGGATGCATTCCACAACTGGGTTCTCTCGGAGACGATCGATATGACAAGCTCCTTGCCCACGCGCGTGCTGATGATGCAGCCCAAGGCAAGGATCAGGCTGGAGATTTTCCGAGGGAAGAGTGGTGCGGTGGTGATCTGGATTGAGGGGGAAGGTCTCTTTTTGTTCTGCCTCGGCGACCGGTCGATGAGGAAGATCGACAATGAGAATGTGACCAAGATGTACTGCTTCTGCCCGTATGAGATCGACTGGCTCTCCTGCCTTGCTGTCACAAACCTCGTCGTTGATGGCTCGCTGGATGGACCAAGGGCAAAGGTCCATggtagatggaaaaccttgatGGCATAG